The Streptomyces armeniacus genomic interval CCGGCTGCGGGGCGCTCGGCTGGTCCGGGACGATCCGGGAGACGGTGAAGTCCTCCTCGGCCGGCTGCTCGTCGCCACCGCCGCCGCGCGTGATCGCCTGGGGCAGCATGACCAGCGAGGTGGTGCCCGCCTGCTCGCCCGAGGGCCGGAGCTGGACGCGGATGCCGTGCCGGTTGGCCAGCCGGCCGACCACGAAGAGGCCCATGCGCTGCGAGATGGCGGCGTCCACGGTGGGCGGGTTCGCCAGCTTGTGGTTGATGTCCGCGAAGTCCTCCGCGGTCAGACCGATGCCCTTGTCGTGGATCTCGATCATCACGCGGCCGTCCGGCAGCCGGGTCGCGGTGACCCGGACCTTGGTCTGCGGGGAGGAGAACGACGTGGCGTTCTCCAGCAGCTCGGCCAGCAGGTGGACGAGGTCGCTGACGGCCGCGCCGTGGATCTCGGTCTCCGGCACCCCGGACAGTTCGATGCGCTCGTAGTGCTCCACCTCGGAGGACGCGGCGCGGAGCGTGTCGACGAGCGGCACGGGCTGGTTCCAGCGGCGGCCCGGCTCCTCGCCCGCGAGGACCAGCAGGTTCTCGCCGTTGCGGCGCATACGCGTCGCGAGGTGGTCCATCCGGAAGAGGTGCTCCAGCTGCTCCGGGTCGGCCTCGTTGTTCTCGAGCTCCGAGACGAGGGCGAGCTGCCGCTCGATGAGGCCCTGGTTGCGGCTGGAGAGGTTGGTGAAGATCGCGCTGACGTTGCCGCGCAGCAGCGCCTGCTCGGCGGCGAGCCGTACGGCCTCGCGGTGCACCTGGTCGAAGGCGCGCGCGATCTCGCCTATCTCGTCCCGGCTGTCGATGGGGATCGGCTGCACGCGGGTGTCCACGCGGCCCGGCTCGGTCCGCGAGAGCTGGTCGACGAGCGACGGCAGCCGCGTCTGCGCCACGTCGAACGCCGCGCCGCGCAGCGTACGCATGCTGCGGCCCATCGAGCGGGCCATCATGCCGGCGATGAGGAACGCCACCAGCAGCGCGGTCAGTACGATGCCTGCGTTGATGAACGTGTCCCGGCGGGCGTCCGACGCGATCTGCTCCGTCTCCCGTACGGCGTCGCCCGCGAGCTTCTTCTCGACCACGCGGTACGCGTCGGCCTTCGCCGTCGACGTGCTGAACCACGTGCTGGGCGTGATGCCCTTCTCCTTCAGGGCGCTCTCGCCGGCGCCGCTGCTGATGGCCGTGACCATGTCCTTCAGCGGCGGCGGGGCGACGAACGGCTGGTCCTTGGACTCGGCCTCCGCCTTGGCCGCGGCGGCCTTCTCCTTGCCCTCCTGCTCGACCTTGCGCAGCTCGCTCTCCAGAAGCTCGACGTCCTGTGGGCGGCCGCCGGAGACGTACTCCGCGAGAGCGACGTTCTCCAGATACGCGTACGAGGCGAAGGCCGTGAGCTGCTTCTTCTTCGCCGCCGCGGACGGGCCGGGCTCGAGGATGAGATGCATGCCGATGGCGCGCTGCAGCGACTCGGCCGACTTGGTGAGGGAGATGGCGTAGACGGTACGGCCGTAAGAGGTGACGTTGCCGGTGCCCAGCCCGAGTTCGTTGGCGAGCTCCATCAGCGGGTGCTGTACCTGGGTGTACGCCTCCTCCGTCTGCACGCCGCTCAGCCGGTCGCTGTACGCGGCCTGGCGGAGCGGTCCGAGTTTCGGCTCGGCCTTGCGGAGGGCGGCGAGGCGGCGCTTGAGGCCTTGCTTGTCCGGGATCTCTTCGGCGCGGGCGTCGAACCGCTTCTTGGCTTGGTCGGTGGCCGCGCGCAGCTCCTGCACCTGGGGGTTGTCGCGGTCGCCCGCGAGGAGCGGCTCGGCGCTCCGGTCCCGCTCGTTGAGCAGGGCCTGGCCGTAGTCGGCGGCGGACTCGACGAGTTCGGCGATGTGCCGGGCGTCCTCGGCGTCGTTCCAGGTGTCGATCGTGTGCTGGACGCGGAAGCCGCCGAAGACGAGGGCCACCAGAACGGGGATGAGCAGGATCGCGTTCAACCGGGTGGGTACGCGCCAGTTCCGCATCGCGAAGCGGCTGCCGCTGGTGGCGGGCGCCTCGGGCACGTCCACGCTTCCCGCAGCGGACCGGGCCGGCGGGGTGAAGTTCCCCCGCGACTCGTCGCGCGCCTGCGGGGCAGAGCCCGTCTTGCTACGCCTCACTCGACTACTCACCTCTCGGGCGCTCGGCTCCCGACTCAGGTCGGGTCGTGGCTACTGCTGAGTTCAGCGAATTTCAGCACGTCACTGCACCTCTTTCCAAACTCTTGACGGGACGGGGAATTTATGGCAGGCAAGATTGAATAATTCGTGCATCACAGACGTAATCCGACAAAGCCCCATAGAATCGTGCGCAGAGTGAAGTGTTCCGCTCGCCGCCTGTGTTGGCCGTGTGTCAATCACGTATCGAAATGTTATGAAGCCCTCATCATGGCATGACAAAGAAACCGGTGGCCCGCGGCAACTACCTTGCGGGCCCGGCTAGTTGTCAGACTGGTGGATCGACGGGGTCACTTGAGGCGGGCGAGCAGGGCGTGCTCGACCAACGTGATGAGTCCGCTCTTGGCGTCGGCGCGGTGCCTGGCGTCGGTGGTGATGATCGGCGCGTCCGGCCCGATCTGCAACGCCTCCCGCACCTCCTCCGGCGTATACGGCTGATGCCCGTCAAAACCGTTCAACGCGATCTGTTGTGTTTGCTATCACGCTACCCCCTGCCCCCGCATACTCCCCCTATGCCCTCCCGGGCAGCTTCAGATGTGTATCAGAGCCAGCCCCGCCCCCGGGGCGGCCGTCATGGCTAGCCGCCCGCCGAGCAGACGCCGCGTCCTGGCCGCCGGCCTCGGGGCCGCGCTGGCGGGCGCCGGCACGGCGTCCTGCGCCAACGCCTCGGCCGGCCAGGGCGATCCCGACGGCCCCGTGACCCTCTGGTCGGCGCTGCGCGGCACCGACACCCTGGTCGCCAAGTGGAACGCGCTCCACCCCGACGACCCCGTCGACTTCTCCCCGATGACCTCCGGCCTCGCGGGCGGCAACGCCAAGCTCTCGAATGCCGCCCGCGCCGGGAACGCCCCCGACATCGTCACCATCGTCGACGCCGACCTGCCGTCCTTCGCCATCGACGGCGTATGCGCCGACGTCACCGGCCTCGTCACCCCGCGGCTGCGCACCCAACTCGGCCCGCAGGCCTGGACGAACGGCAAGCTGGACGGCCGGGTCTACGGCATCCCGCTGGACCTGGGCCCGATGCTGCTCGCGTACCGCAAGGACCTCCTCGAAGCGCACCGCGTCGGAATCCCCGTCACCTGGGAGGAGTTCCACGACGCGGCGCGCACCCTCAGGCGGCGCTCCGGCACCCACCTGACGTCCTTCCACCCCAACGCGTACAACGTGCTCGCCGGTCACGCCATGCAGAGCGGCGGCCAGTGGTTCGCCACCGAGGGCGACACCTGGGTGGTCGACTTCCTCGACGAGCCCACCCGCCGCGTCGCGGACTACTGGCAGCGGCTGATCGACGAGGACCTGCTGTTCGTCGCCCCCGGCAGCAGCCAGGAGTGGATGTCCGCGCTCGCCCGCGGCCGGGTGGCCGCCCACCTCGTGGGGCCGTGGGGGCTGGCGGCCCTGGCCTCCTCGGTGCCCGGCACCTCCGGCCGCTGGCGCGTGGCCCCGCTGCCGCAGTGGGGTACGGGCAGGCCCGTCGTGGGCACCGACGGCGTCTCCCTGCACGCCATCACCGCCGACAGCCCGCGCAAGAAGCGCGCGATGCGGTTCCTGGAGTGGATGTCGACGACACCCGAGGCGATCACCGCCCGGCTCTCCGGCGGCCGTTCGAGCCTCTTCCCCGCCGCGCCGGCCCAGGTCGAGGCCGCCTCGCGCCAGTTCGAGACCGACTTCTACGGCGGCCAGGACCTGTACGCCCTCGTGACCGAGCAGGCCCGCCTGCTGCGTACGGGCTGGACGTGGGGGCCGCGCATGCAGGCCACCGCGACGTCCCTGCACAACGGCCTGGCCCGGCTCTCGTACGGCACGAAGGTCACCGAGGCGCTGCGCTCGGCGCAGGCCGAGACCCTGCCCGACATGCGCAGTCTGGGCCTGAAGGTGAGGCAGGCATGAGTACGTCCACCGTCCCCGGCACCTCCCGTACGGTGCACACGCCGCCGAGTGCCCGCGCGTCCACCCCCGCGACCCGTCCGCGCCGTCCGCAGCGGCAGGCGGTGGGCGTCCTCCTCGGGCCGTTCGTCCTGCTGCTGGTCGCCGTGTTCCTGGTGCCGGTGCTGTACGCGGTCCGGCTGAGCTTCTTCTCCGAGACCCACACCGGCCTCGGCTTCGGCAAGGCCCGTACCGCCTTCGTGGGCCTGCGCAACTACGCGGCCGTGCTGTCCGATCCGAGCTTCGTGAGCGGTGTCGGCGTCACGCTCCTGTACGCGCTCGTGTTCCTGCCCCTTGTCCTGACCGGCGGGCTCGCCCTGGCCCTGCTGTTCGACTCGGGGCTGGTGCGCGCGCGACAGCTCAGCCAGACCGTGCTGTTCGTGCCGCACGCCGTGCCCGGCATCATCGCCACCGTCATCTGGCTGTACCTCTACACGCCCGGTCTCTCGCCCGTACTCGACGTGCTGGGCAGCGCCGATGTCACCGTGAACTTCCTCGGCCTGCGCATGCTGATCCCGTCCCTGGTGAACATCGCGCTGTGGAGCGGGCTCGGCTACACCGCCGTCATCTTCTTCGCCGCCCTGCGCGCGATTCCCCGCGAGCTCGTCGAGGCCGCCGAGGTCGACGGCGCGGGCCCGGTGCGCACGGCGCTGACGATCAAGGTGCCGATGATCCGCGGCACCCTGTCCACCGTGGCCATCTTCACCACGATCGCCGCGCTCCAGCTGTTCACCGAACCGATGCTGCTGAGCCGGGCCACGCCGCTGGTCGGCCCCCGCTTCACGCCGAACATGTACATCTTCGACGCGGCCTTCACCCGTAACAACTACGGCCTGGCGTCCGCCGCCTCCGTCCTGCTGCTGCTCGTGTGCTGCGCCCTGTCCTACGTGGTGACGCGGGGCACGGCCCGCACCGGCCGGCGCGTCCCCGACTCCAGGAAGGCCCGCCCGTGACCACCTCCACCGCTCCGGTCCCCACCGCCTCCGTGCCCGCCCGCTCCGTGCCCGCGGGCCGCCCGTACGGCCGCGTCGTCGCGAACGTCGTGGTCGGCGTCAGCGTGCTGTACGCGCTGCTGCCCCTGCTGTGGCTGCTGCTCGCCTCCACGGTGGACGCGGAGGCGCTGTTCGCCTCGGACTTCTTCGGCCCGTCGAACTTCGCCCTCGTGGACAACATCCGCACTCTGCTCGCCCAGGACGACGGCGCGTACCTCACCTGGTACGGCAACAGCCTGCTGTACGCGGTGGGCGGCGCCGCCGTCGGCGCCCTGGTCAGCACCGCCGCCGGGTACGTCTTCGACAAGTTCGAATTCGCGGGCAAGGGCGCCCTGTTCGCCCTCATCCTGATCTCGGTGATGGTGCCGGCCACGGTGCTCGCCCTGCCGCTGTACCTGCTCGCCTCCGACCTGGGACTGGCGAACACGGTCTGGTCGGTGCTGATCCCGGTGCTGTTCAACCCCTTCGGCGTGTATCTGGCGCGGATGTTCTCCGCCTCCTATGTCCCCGACGAGGTGCTGGAGGCCGCCCGCGTCGACGGCGCGAACGAGCTGCGCAGCTTCCTGTCCGTGGGGCTGCGGATGCTCGCCCCCGGCTACGTGACCATCTTCCTGTTCCAGCTGACGGCGATCTGGAACAACTTCTTCCTCCCCCTGGTGATGCTCAACGACGCCTCCCTCTACCCGCTCAGCCTCGGCCTCTACAGCTGGAACTCCACCGCGCCCATCAACCCCGACTACTACCCGCTGATGGTCATCGGCTCCCTGCTGGCACTGCTGCCGCTGGTCATCGCGTTCCTGCTGCTCCAGCGCCACTGGCGCTCCGGCCTCACCGCGGGCAGCGTGAAGTGACGCCGTACGGTGCGTGAAGTGACGCCGTACGGAGGCGGATTCGGCTGCTCATGCGGTTCGCGCCCGAGGACTCGTCCGAGCCAACGAGCCGACCGCGGGGGAGCGTCGCACTGGCATCACCCCGCGGTGCCGCCGCCCGCCGGTGACGCGCTCGTGGCCGGGCCGGGCGCCTTCCCCGTGGCCGCGTCGAGGGCCAGCACGCCGCTCTCGTTGGTGACGTACACGAAGCCGTACGCCGTGACCGGGCCCGTGTCCCGGTTGCCGGGGGACATCTTGGCGCCGGTCGCGGTGGACCAGCGCTCGGAGCCGTCATCGGCGTCGAGGGCGCGAACGCTGCCGACGGCACTCAGGGTTTCGCTGAAGTAGACCAGGCCCCCCGCCACCGCGAGCTGCGTGGGATTCACTGTCGACATGCCCTCGTGGGTCCATTTCTTGGCACCCGTCGACGCGTCGAGCGCGTGGACGCGTCCGTCGGCACCGGCGACACAGAGCGTGTCGCCCGCGAGGCAG includes:
- a CDS encoding carbohydrate ABC transporter permease codes for the protein MSTSTVPGTSRTVHTPPSARASTPATRPRRPQRQAVGVLLGPFVLLLVAVFLVPVLYAVRLSFFSETHTGLGFGKARTAFVGLRNYAAVLSDPSFVSGVGVTLLYALVFLPLVLTGGLALALLFDSGLVRARQLSQTVLFVPHAVPGIIATVIWLYLYTPGLSPVLDVLGSADVTVNFLGLRMLIPSLVNIALWSGLGYTAVIFFAALRAIPRELVEAAEVDGAGPVRTALTIKVPMIRGTLSTVAIFTTIAALQLFTEPMLLSRATPLVGPRFTPNMYIFDAAFTRNNYGLASAASVLLLLVCCALSYVVTRGTARTGRRVPDSRKARP
- a CDS encoding sensor histidine kinase codes for the protein MRRSKTGSAPQARDESRGNFTPPARSAAGSVDVPEAPATSGSRFAMRNWRVPTRLNAILLIPVLVALVFGGFRVQHTIDTWNDAEDARHIAELVESAADYGQALLNERDRSAEPLLAGDRDNPQVQELRAATDQAKKRFDARAEEIPDKQGLKRRLAALRKAEPKLGPLRQAAYSDRLSGVQTEEAYTQVQHPLMELANELGLGTGNVTSYGRTVYAISLTKSAESLQRAIGMHLILEPGPSAAAKKKQLTAFASYAYLENVALAEYVSGGRPQDVELLESELRKVEQEGKEKAAAAKAEAESKDQPFVAPPPLKDMVTAISSGAGESALKEKGITPSTWFSTSTAKADAYRVVEKKLAGDAVRETEQIASDARRDTFINAGIVLTALLVAFLIAGMMARSMGRSMRTLRGAAFDVAQTRLPSLVDQLSRTEPGRVDTRVQPIPIDSRDEIGEIARAFDQVHREAVRLAAEQALLRGNVSAIFTNLSSRNQGLIERQLALVSELENNEADPEQLEHLFRMDHLATRMRRNGENLLVLAGEEPGRRWNQPVPLVDTLRAASSEVEHYERIELSGVPETEIHGAAVSDLVHLLAELLENATSFSSPQTKVRVTATRLPDGRVMIEIHDKGIGLTAEDFADINHKLANPPTVDAAISQRMGLFVVGRLANRHGIRVQLRPSGEQAGTTSLVMLPQAITRGGGGDEQPAEEDFTVSRIVPDQPSAPQPVFDRHLPSAADLGFDDSRYGPDGPSADPSALDPVGRSLQRDERRAALEAQQQDYGQGQAQPGGQGQQPVPYGYDPGQGGYQPGYEGQPGYDGRQGHDGQSGYENQPGYDGGQGYAPQPGYDPGGYSPEHTGQYAPVDGYQQPGYPPSDYAPEPSSYGAQQPVQPQAESAESVPDAARDRVGFDRLGPSPSSVRSTTGAGLPQRDRGRPQPEGGPDAPQQPQAESPLALPSRSSQASPAPQQDPQEGADPGWQSANDERWSRAGKLRKPEAGGVTESGLPLRVPKANLVEGTAEQNAQGGPQVSRAPEDVRGRLSNLHRGIRRGRTAGENTQNDRQGYGPGSTYDQER
- a CDS encoding ABC transporter substrate-binding protein, with the translated sequence MASRPPSRRRVLAAGLGAALAGAGTASCANASAGQGDPDGPVTLWSALRGTDTLVAKWNALHPDDPVDFSPMTSGLAGGNAKLSNAARAGNAPDIVTIVDADLPSFAIDGVCADVTGLVTPRLRTQLGPQAWTNGKLDGRVYGIPLDLGPMLLAYRKDLLEAHRVGIPVTWEEFHDAARTLRRRSGTHLTSFHPNAYNVLAGHAMQSGGQWFATEGDTWVVDFLDEPTRRVADYWQRLIDEDLLFVAPGSSQEWMSALARGRVAAHLVGPWGLAALASSVPGTSGRWRVAPLPQWGTGRPVVGTDGVSLHAITADSPRKKRAMRFLEWMSTTPEAITARLSGGRSSLFPAAPAQVEAASRQFETDFYGGQDLYALVTEQARLLRTGWTWGPRMQATATSLHNGLARLSYGTKVTEALRSAQAETLPDMRSLGLKVRQA
- a CDS encoding carbohydrate ABC transporter permease; the encoded protein is MPARSVPAGRPYGRVVANVVVGVSVLYALLPLLWLLLASTVDAEALFASDFFGPSNFALVDNIRTLLAQDDGAYLTWYGNSLLYAVGGAAVGALVSTAAGYVFDKFEFAGKGALFALILISVMVPATVLALPLYLLASDLGLANTVWSVLIPVLFNPFGVYLARMFSASYVPDEVLEAARVDGANELRSFLSVGLRMLAPGYVTIFLFQLTAIWNNFFLPLVMLNDASLYPLSLGLYSWNSTAPINPDYYPLMVIGSLLALLPLVIAFLLLQRHWRSGLTAGSVK